A genome region from Vicia villosa cultivar HV-30 ecotype Madison, WI unplaced genomic scaffold, Vvil1.0 ctg.000163F_1_1, whole genome shotgun sequence includes the following:
- the LOC131624823 gene encoding uncharacterized protein LOC131624823: MVEKEKSDTKAFKAVFGKECPGRVHCYGRNITKTSLKRKAEINSLKQAHSEEVSTLRHVFQDQIDRFQNAFKTVIQQWSPQINMESIEDLLGLSHRDANSSPKDMTQKLHSSTSTHATCHRKQGINEDVENDDINDEIQEDGIDNEIQEDDIDDGFQEDVVGDEFQQDDIDLDDEFQEDEIDLDDEFLEDDIDGEFQEEDVDEEFLKDDMCDEFQKDDVDDEFQEDKLE; the protein is encoded by the exons ATGGTTGAAAAGGAGAAAAGTGACACAAAAGCGTTTAAAGCTGTTTTTGGAAAGGAGTGTCCTGGCAGGGTACACTGTTATGGGAGAAACATAACTAAAACTTCCTTAAAGCGAAAGGCGGAGATTAATTCTTTGAAACAAGCACACAGTGAAGAGGTCTCTACATTAAGGCACGTGTTTCAAGATCAGATTGATAGATTTCAAAATGCTTTTAAGACCGTAATACAACAATGGAGTCCTCAAATTAATATGGAGTCAATCGAAGATTTGTTAGGATTATCTCATAGAGATGCTAACAGTTCCCCAAAGGATATGACACAAAAATTGCATTCCTCTACATCAACTCATGCTACATGTCATAGAAAG CAAGGTATCAATGAAGATGTTGAAAATGACGATATCAATGATGAAATTCAAGAGGACGGCATAGATAATGAAATTCAAGAGGACGACATAGATGATGGATTTCAAGAGGACGTTGTAGGTGATGAATTTCAACAGGACGACATAGATCTAGATGATGAATTTCAAGAGGATGAAATTGATCTAGATGATGAATTTCTAGAGGACGATATAGATGGTGAATTTCAAGAGGAAGACGTAGATGAAGAATTTCTGAAAGACGACATGTGTGATGAATTTCAAAAGGACGATGTGGATGATGAATTCCAAGAAGACAAACTTGAATGA